A single Acidobacteriaceae bacterium DNA region contains:
- a CDS encoding sugar kinase, producing MSAKKTDSRSLKLRPKEECKWDLVSLGEVMLRLDPGNVRIATTRCFDVWEGGGEYNVARGLRRCFGLKTAIVTALADNPVGRLVEDLMLQGGVDQSHVKWVKYDGVGRTVRNGLNFTERGFGVRAALGCSDRGNTAVSQLKPGDIDWDEIFGKEGARWFHTGGIFCALSETTPEVAREAMAAARKHGTIISYDLNYRDSLWKSIGGKAKSTEVNRELAKFVDVMIGNEEDFTAALGFHVEGVSDTLAELESASFRKMIETAVKEYPNFKAVGTTLRHAKTASVNDWGAICYYEGAFHEARPMPDLEIYDRVGGGDSFASGLIYGFLNEKGADWAVNCGCAHGALAMTTPGDTTMATFDEVQRLMKGGGARVQR from the coding sequence ATGAGTGCGAAGAAGACGGATTCCAGGAGCCTGAAGCTGCGGCCGAAAGAAGAGTGCAAGTGGGACTTGGTGAGCCTCGGCGAGGTGATGCTGCGGCTGGATCCGGGCAATGTGCGGATCGCAACGACGCGCTGCTTCGATGTGTGGGAGGGTGGCGGCGAGTACAACGTGGCGCGCGGTCTGCGGCGGTGCTTCGGGCTGAAGACGGCGATTGTGACGGCGCTTGCGGATAATCCTGTGGGGCGACTGGTTGAGGATCTGATGCTGCAGGGCGGCGTGGACCAGTCGCACGTGAAGTGGGTGAAGTATGACGGCGTGGGGCGGACAGTTCGCAATGGGCTGAACTTCACTGAACGCGGATTCGGAGTGCGCGCGGCACTGGGGTGTTCGGACCGCGGAAACACGGCAGTGAGTCAGTTGAAGCCAGGCGATATCGATTGGGATGAGATCTTCGGCAAAGAGGGAGCGCGGTGGTTTCACACGGGCGGCATCTTCTGCGCGCTGAGCGAGACGACGCCGGAGGTGGCGCGCGAGGCGATGGCTGCGGCGCGTAAGCACGGGACCATCATCAGCTATGACCTGAACTATCGCGACTCGTTGTGGAAGTCGATTGGCGGAAAGGCGAAGTCGACGGAAGTGAACCGCGAGCTGGCGAAGTTTGTGGATGTGATGATCGGCAACGAAGAGGACTTCACGGCGGCGCTGGGATTTCATGTGGAGGGTGTGAGTGACACGCTCGCGGAGCTGGAGAGTGCGAGCTTCCGCAAGATGATTGAGACCGCAGTGAAGGAGTATCCCAACTTCAAGGCGGTGGGAACAACGCTGCGGCATGCGAAGACGGCGAGCGTGAATGACTGGGGCGCGATCTGCTATTACGAGGGCGCGTTCCACGAGGCGCGGCCGATGCCGGATCTGGAGATCTACGATCGTGTGGGTGGTGGGGATTCGTTTGCCTCGGGGCTGATTTATGGGTTCCTGAATGAGAAGGGCGCGGACTGGGCGGTGAACTGCGGATGCGCGCATGGAGCGCTGGCGATGACGACACCGGGCGATACGACGATGGCGACGTTCGATGAGGTGCAGCGGCTGATGAAGGGCGGCGGCGCTCGCGTTCAGAGATAA
- a CDS encoding rod shape-determining protein, with amino-acid sequence MSSKNYSSRSSRVSNMRSIFSLFSSDLAIDLGTANTLVYAHGKGIIVNEPSIIAVNRVTNEVEAVGKEAKDMLGRTPGNIIAIKPMKDGVIADFKQTEKMLNYFIQKAHGRKMMVHPRIVIGVPSEITQVEKRAVMDSAYRAKASEVHLVEQAMVAAIGAGLPITEPGGNMVVDIGGGTTDIAVISLAGIVYSRSVRMAGNQMDEAVMTYLKRKYNLLVGERTAEQIKMELGSAYPLDKPLTMEIKGRNLIEGVPKTITIEDSEIREALGESIATIMNAIRVALERTPPELSADISDRGIVLTGGGALIKNLDKRIREETGLPVSIADDPLASVVLGTGKMLSDFRLLRKISID; translated from the coding sequence ATGTCCTCAAAAAACTACTCGTCGCGTAGCTCGCGCGTAAGCAATATGCGGTCGATCTTCTCGCTATTTTCGAGCGATCTGGCGATCGACCTTGGAACGGCGAATACGCTGGTGTATGCGCACGGCAAGGGAATTATCGTCAATGAGCCCTCGATTATTGCCGTAAATCGCGTCACGAACGAGGTTGAGGCGGTGGGCAAGGAGGCGAAGGATATGCTCGGGCGTACGCCGGGCAACATTATCGCCATCAAGCCGATGAAGGATGGCGTGATCGCCGACTTCAAGCAGACCGAAAAGATGCTGAACTACTTCATCCAGAAGGCGCACGGCCGGAAGATGATGGTTCACCCGCGCATCGTGATCGGCGTGCCGAGCGAGATTACGCAGGTGGAGAAGCGCGCGGTTATGGACTCGGCGTACCGCGCCAAGGCAAGCGAAGTACACCTTGTAGAACAGGCCATGGTGGCGGCGATCGGCGCGGGGCTGCCGATCACGGAGCCGGGCGGCAACATGGTCGTCGACATTGGCGGCGGGACGACGGATATCGCGGTGATCTCGCTGGCGGGCATTGTGTACTCGCGTTCGGTTCGGATGGCCGGCAACCAGATGGACGAGGCCGTGATGACGTACCTGAAGCGGAAGTACAACCTGCTGGTGGGCGAGCGCACGGCTGAACAGATCAAGATGGAGTTGGGGTCGGCGTACCCGCTGGACAAGCCGCTGACGATGGAGATCAAGGGCCGCAACCTGATTGAGGGCGTGCCGAAGACGATCACGATTGAGGACTCGGAGATTCGTGAGGCGCTGGGCGAATCCATTGCGACGATCATGAACGCGATTCGCGTGGCACTCGAGAGGACGCCGCCGGAGTTGTCGGCGGACATTTCCGATCGTGGCATTGTGCTGACGGGCGGCGGTGCGCTGATCAAGAATCTTGACAAGCGCATTCGTGAGGAGACGGGGCTGCCGGTTTCGATTGCGGATGATCCGCTGGCCAGCGTGGTGCTGGGCACCGGCAAGATGCTGAGCGACTTCCGGCTGCTGCGAAAGATTTCGATCGACTAA
- the ald gene encoding alanine dehydrogenase — protein sequence MIIGVPKEVKDHESRVGITPAGAKALTEAGHKVLVEHNAGHLSSFPDDDYQAVGAEIVGSATDLWRTSEMVVKVKEPVEKEYHNFRDGLVLFTYLHLAPLNELTDILLKKGVTGIAYETVKDRTNALPLLTPMSEVAGRLSVQIGAAYLEKEHGGRGVLLGGVPGVPPGNVCIIGGGIVGTNAAKMALGLGAKVTLVDLNLNRLRELDDIFNGRVFTLASNSYNIERAAREADLLIGGVLIPGAAAPKIVTRAMVSKMKKGAVIVDVAIDQGGCIETAKPTTHSNPSYEVDGVVHYCVTNMPAAVPNTSTLALTNATFPYVLKLANLGAEAALKSDPGFAEGLNTYKGKLTYKAVADNQKREFTSANSLLQ from the coding sequence ATGATTATTGGTGTACCCAAAGAAGTTAAGGACCACGAGAGCCGCGTAGGCATTACTCCCGCCGGCGCCAAGGCCCTCACCGAAGCCGGCCACAAGGTGCTCGTCGAGCACAACGCCGGCCACCTCTCCAGCTTCCCCGATGACGACTACCAGGCCGTCGGCGCCGAGATTGTCGGCTCTGCGACAGACCTCTGGCGCACCTCTGAAATGGTCGTCAAGGTCAAGGAACCCGTCGAAAAGGAGTACCATAACTTCCGCGACGGCCTCGTCCTCTTCACCTACCTGCACCTGGCTCCGCTCAACGAACTCACCGACATCCTGCTCAAAAAGGGTGTCACTGGCATTGCCTACGAAACGGTCAAAGACCGCACCAACGCGCTCCCGCTGCTCACTCCCATGTCCGAGGTCGCCGGCCGTCTCTCCGTCCAGATCGGCGCCGCCTACCTCGAAAAGGAACACGGCGGCCGCGGCGTCCTGCTAGGCGGCGTCCCCGGCGTCCCTCCCGGCAACGTCTGCATCATCGGCGGAGGCATCGTCGGCACCAACGCCGCCAAAATGGCCCTCGGCCTCGGCGCCAAGGTCACCCTCGTCGACCTCAACCTCAACCGCCTCCGCGAGCTCGACGACATCTTCAACGGCCGCGTCTTCACCCTCGCCTCCAACTCCTACAACATCGAGCGCGCCGCTCGCGAGGCCGACCTCCTCATCGGCGGAGTCCTCATCCCGGGAGCCGCCGCGCCCAAGATCGTCACCCGCGCCATGGTCTCCAAAATGAAAAAAGGCGCCGTCATCGTCGACGTCGCCATCGACCAGGGCGGCTGCATCGAAACCGCCAAGCCCACCACGCACTCCAACCCCAGCTACGAAGTCGATGGCGTCGTCCACTACTGCGTCACCAACATGCCCGCCGCGGTGCCCAACACCTCCACGCTCGCCCTCACCAACGCGACCTTCCCCTACGTCCTCAAGCTCGCCAACCTCGGCGCCGAAGCCGCCCTCAAGTCCGACCCCGGCTTCGCCGAAGGCCTCAACACCTACAAAGGCAAGCTCACCTACAAAGCCGTCGCCGACAACCAGAAGCGCGAATTCACCTCCGCAAATTCGCTGCTGCAATAA
- a CDS encoding ATP-binding protein, whose product MGTSNSRRNLLIGLGVCLILFIVLATLNAFNVSFLNPASPLQTLVFITLSTLAFVLFVVVLVLLVRNFLRLYADQRSRILGTRLRTRMLWGAVLVSLVPLGFMFAFSYLLMNRAVDRWFSQPVTQMRDDANRATLELFRYAAANARSEADSIAVELNSLNLSAHPDTAAINRVLDRHSLTLQGGFAIVYNDRRPIATIHVPVSSGPAELRSLLPPDIASASDESPQPTEPIQRTPVHGPLPSVVLQAAQQTDQPFYSIGSTDYSLASAGLQHGGLVVVALPIPAGISETAAQLRSAADTYWTLFRERRQVRALYMLYLLLMTGLALFACCWLALNLSKQVTRPIETLADAMEAIAAGDYARRVSPSATEELGELTASFNAMATDLESSRALAEQSRAQLSELNAALQQRRAELETIIETIPNGVVTLSPTLRIVLANRAFSELLDPGGQKHFIGSRLHEVFPAEITDTLDRLLRRSHRMGTASDEVQMSSPSGPLQISATVALLEGTTTDVHEHLGYVLVLEDVSELLRAQKQSAWKEVARRVAHEIKNPLTPISLNAELIQRHIGRLKPLLTEHNVESNSPAVIERATEVISSSVSTMRSLVDQFATLAEFPTSRLRPADINGIVENSLALFAGRLGNIRVRRALAPNLPLVSADPEALRRALSNLIDNAAEAMHDSLHRELTLSTRLLPSGLIELCVADTGPGLTDELRERLFLPYFSTKQRGTGLGLSIAAKIIQEHQGTIRAEKNVPAGAKFIIELRPATTSTTDSDSEATTIPTTERTPA is encoded by the coding sequence ATGGGCACATCCAACAGCCGCCGCAACCTCCTCATCGGTCTCGGCGTGTGCCTCATACTCTTCATCGTCCTTGCGACGCTCAACGCCTTCAACGTCAGCTTCCTCAACCCAGCCTCTCCGCTCCAGACGCTGGTCTTCATCACCCTCTCGACGCTCGCCTTTGTCCTCTTCGTCGTTGTCCTCGTCCTCCTCGTCCGCAATTTCCTGCGCCTCTACGCCGACCAGCGCAGCCGCATCCTCGGCACCCGTCTCCGCACCCGCATGCTCTGGGGAGCCGTCCTCGTCTCCCTCGTCCCGCTCGGCTTCATGTTCGCCTTCAGCTATCTGCTGATGAACCGCGCCGTCGACCGCTGGTTCTCTCAGCCCGTCACCCAGATGCGCGACGACGCCAATCGCGCCACCCTCGAGCTCTTCCGCTACGCCGCCGCCAACGCCCGCTCCGAAGCCGACTCCATCGCTGTCGAACTCAACAGCCTTAACCTGAGCGCGCACCCCGACACCGCCGCCATCAACCGCGTCCTCGACCGCCACTCCCTCACGCTGCAGGGCGGCTTCGCCATCGTCTACAACGACCGCCGTCCCATCGCCACCATCCATGTCCCCGTCAGCTCCGGCCCCGCCGAGCTCCGCTCCCTCCTGCCGCCCGACATCGCCTCCGCCTCCGACGAGAGCCCGCAACCGACAGAACCGATCCAGCGCACCCCCGTCCACGGCCCGCTGCCCTCAGTCGTCCTTCAAGCCGCCCAGCAGACCGACCAGCCCTTCTACTCCATCGGCTCCACGGACTACTCACTCGCCTCCGCCGGCCTTCAGCACGGCGGGCTCGTCGTCGTCGCGCTTCCCATCCCCGCCGGCATCTCGGAAACCGCCGCACAGCTCCGCTCCGCCGCTGACACCTACTGGACACTCTTCCGCGAACGCCGCCAGGTCCGCGCGCTCTACATGCTCTACCTGCTGTTGATGACCGGCCTCGCTCTCTTCGCCTGCTGCTGGCTCGCGCTCAACCTTTCCAAGCAGGTCACGCGCCCCATCGAAACTCTTGCCGACGCAATGGAAGCCATCGCTGCCGGCGACTACGCCCGCCGCGTCTCGCCCTCCGCCACCGAGGAGCTCGGTGAACTCACCGCCAGCTTCAACGCCATGGCCACCGACCTCGAATCCTCACGCGCCCTCGCCGAGCAGTCCCGCGCCCAGCTCTCCGAACTCAACGCCGCTCTTCAGCAGCGCCGCGCCGAGCTCGAAACCATCATCGAAACCATCCCGAATGGCGTCGTCACCCTCTCGCCCACCCTCCGCATCGTCCTCGCCAACCGAGCCTTCTCCGAACTCCTCGACCCCGGTGGCCAGAAACACTTCATCGGCTCGCGCCTCCACGAGGTCTTCCCCGCCGAGATCACCGACACCCTCGACCGCCTTCTCCGCCGCTCGCATCGCATGGGCACAGCGTCCGACGAGGTCCAGATGTCCTCACCCTCCGGCCCGCTGCAAATCTCCGCCACCGTCGCGCTCCTCGAAGGCACCACAACGGATGTCCATGAACACCTCGGTTACGTGCTCGTCCTCGAAGACGTCTCCGAGCTCCTCCGCGCACAAAAGCAATCCGCCTGGAAAGAGGTCGCCCGCCGCGTCGCCCACGAGATCAAAAACCCCCTCACACCCATCTCCCTCAACGCCGAGCTCATCCAGCGCCACATCGGCCGCCTCAAGCCTCTGCTCACCGAACACAACGTCGAATCCAACTCCCCCGCCGTCATCGAACGCGCCACTGAGGTCATCTCATCGTCGGTCTCAACGATGAGATCCTTGGTAGACCAGTTCGCTACCCTCGCCGAGTTCCCCACCTCGCGCCTTCGCCCCGCGGACATCAACGGGATCGTAGAAAACTCACTCGCGCTCTTCGCCGGCCGCCTCGGCAACATCCGCGTCCGCCGCGCCCTCGCGCCCAACCTCCCACTCGTCTCCGCCGACCCCGAAGCCCTCCGCCGCGCACTTTCCAACCTCATCGACAACGCCGCCGAAGCCATGCACGACTCCCTCCACCGCGAGCTCACCCTCTCCACTCGCCTGCTCCCCTCCGGTCTCATCGAGCTCTGCGTCGCCGACACCGGCCCCGGCCTCACGGACGAGCTCCGCGAGCGCCTCTTCCTCCCCTACTTCTCCACCAAGCAGCGCGGCACCGGCCTCGGCCTCTCCATCGCCGCCAAAATCATCCAGGAGCACCAAGGCACCATCCGCGCCGAAAAAAACGTCCCCGCCGGCGCCAAATTCATCATCGAACTCCGCCCCGCCACCACCTCAACCACCGACTCCGACTCGGAAGCCACTACAATCCCAACAACCGAACGCACCCCCGCATGA
- a CDS encoding response regulator: protein MALARVLVVDDNEAVRVSLCAILEKHDFEATSAADVSAALKFISSEKYDVLLTDLHMPGAGDGLTVVSAMRHANPEAVTLLLSSFPEMSAAANAILMQTDEILVKPMNIPDLIEAITQRLAKGPLHKRKVETLATILERTTEAGIADWYELVEKEDTLMAIPLSRAARCQHLPQLFSDLGKRLRALKPLGTKELKSEAASNHGTARRKQGYTAAMMVEESRILQVTIFHTLQKNLGTIDFSVLLLGVMTIADEVDSQLSQSMKSYLAESIQDALPA from the coding sequence ATGGCGCTCGCTCGTGTGTTGGTGGTTGACGATAATGAAGCAGTCCGTGTCAGTCTTTGCGCCATTCTTGAAAAGCATGACTTTGAGGCCACCTCTGCAGCCGACGTCAGCGCAGCGCTAAAGTTCATCAGTTCCGAGAAATACGATGTCCTCTTGACTGATCTACACATGCCTGGCGCCGGGGACGGACTTACCGTCGTGAGTGCCATGCGTCACGCGAACCCCGAAGCTGTGACCTTGCTCTTGAGTTCATTTCCCGAAATGTCCGCGGCCGCCAACGCGATCTTGATGCAAACCGACGAGATCCTCGTCAAACCAATGAATATCCCCGACCTCATCGAGGCGATCACGCAACGGCTCGCCAAGGGGCCGCTCCATAAGCGCAAGGTCGAAACGCTGGCCACAATTCTCGAACGTACCACCGAGGCGGGAATAGCTGATTGGTATGAACTGGTAGAGAAAGAGGACACCTTGATGGCGATTCCTCTCAGCCGGGCGGCGCGCTGCCAGCACCTGCCCCAGCTCTTCAGCGATCTCGGAAAGCGCCTGCGAGCCCTCAAGCCGCTCGGCACCAAAGAACTGAAGTCCGAAGCGGCCTCGAATCATGGGACTGCGCGGCGCAAACAGGGTTACACCGCCGCGATGATGGTGGAAGAAAGCCGCATTCTCCAGGTCACCATCTTCCATACACTTCAGAAAAACCTGGGCACGATCGACTTCAGCGTCCTGCTTCTCGGCGTCATGACGATTGCCGATGAGGTGGATTCGCAGTTGAGTCAATCGATGAAAAGCTACCTCGCGGAGTCCATTCAAGATGCACTGCCTGCGTAA
- a CDS encoding fatty acid desaturase — protein MLLGRTSQRRSLNWLVFLFMLLFHIGAIAAFFFFSWSALTIAIVFYVLAINVGIGMGYHRLLTHRGYKVPRWIEYTMAVCATLSLEGGPLIWVATHRVHHQNTDVLGDPHSPHEGGWWSHAGWIIYGAGAAGEPAILAKYAPDIAKDRFYVWLTRFHWVPLVALALILLAVGGWPWVLWGIFLRVTVGLHATWLVNSATHMWGSKRFPTKDDSRNNWWVALLTGGEGWHNNHHAHPVSARHGLAWYEFDVNYYGIWLLEKIGLARKVHVEHLEHD, from the coding sequence ATGCTCCTCGGCCGAACCTCACAGCGTCGATCACTCAACTGGCTGGTCTTTCTCTTCATGCTGCTCTTCCACATCGGAGCCATCGCAGCCTTCTTCTTCTTCAGCTGGTCCGCTCTTACCATCGCCATCGTCTTCTACGTCCTTGCCATCAACGTCGGCATCGGCATGGGCTATCATCGCCTGCTCACCCATCGCGGTTACAAAGTCCCCAGGTGGATCGAGTACACGATGGCCGTCTGCGCGACCCTCAGCCTCGAAGGCGGACCGCTGATCTGGGTTGCTACCCATCGCGTCCATCATCAGAACACCGATGTCCTTGGCGACCCCCACTCTCCGCACGAAGGCGGCTGGTGGTCCCACGCCGGTTGGATCATCTATGGTGCCGGCGCGGCCGGTGAGCCCGCGATCCTCGCCAAGTACGCTCCCGACATCGCCAAAGACCGTTTCTACGTCTGGCTGACTCGCTTCCACTGGGTTCCGCTCGTCGCTCTCGCGCTGATTCTCCTCGCGGTCGGCGGTTGGCCATGGGTCCTCTGGGGCATCTTCCTCCGCGTCACCGTCGGTCTGCACGCCACCTGGCTCGTTAACTCCGCCACGCACATGTGGGGATCAAAGCGCTTCCCCACCAAAGACGACTCCCGCAACAACTGGTGGGTCGCCCTCCTCACCGGAGGCGAAGGCTGGCACAACAACCACCACGCGCATCCCGTCTCCGCCCGCCACGGCCTCGCCTGGTACGAGTTCGACGTCAACTACTACGGCATCTGGCTGCTCGAAAAGATCGGCCTCGCCCGCAAGGTCCACGTCGAGCACCTCGAGCACGACTAA
- a CDS encoding sigma-54 dependent transcriptional regulator, producing MPHVLIVDDEADIRESLEAILREEDYAITSAGTLAEARTILRDADFQAVLLDIWLPDGDGLDLLAQIHNNQLRGTTDGPRPPAPEVIMISGHGTIESAVRATKLGAYDFLEKPLSLDRTLLVLRNAINAHKLRLENQEFSTQLTARASITGDSISIKALRQQIKLMAPTNGRVLVIGESGTGKELIARTIHAESLRRDRVFVELNCAAIPEDFIETELFGYRHGAGPQASQSPDRPTEKRGTFERADSGTLFLDEVGDMSLKTQAKVLRALDEQRFYPVGASTPTHVDVRVIAATNKDLEEEIARGNFREDLFYRLNVIPFYVPPLRDRKEDIPSLAREFLAELGQEYGRARVEISDTAINQLKAYHWPGNVRELRNVIERVLILNPKAQRIEAKHLPMLVQRTDGASLTNPSTSTTRTGREEFSTLQAAREAYERDYILKELDRSHGNISRAAESLGLERSHLYRKMKTLGIQLGE from the coding sequence ATGCCCCACGTCCTCATCGTCGACGACGAAGCCGACATCCGCGAATCCCTCGAGGCCATCCTCCGCGAAGAGGACTACGCCATCACATCCGCCGGCACGCTCGCCGAAGCCCGCACCATCCTCCGCGACGCCGACTTCCAGGCCGTGCTCCTCGACATCTGGCTCCCCGACGGCGATGGCCTCGACCTCCTCGCTCAAATTCACAACAACCAGCTCCGCGGCACCACGGACGGCCCGCGCCCACCCGCGCCCGAAGTCATCATGATCTCCGGCCACGGCACCATCGAGTCGGCCGTCCGCGCCACCAAGCTCGGCGCCTACGACTTCCTCGAAAAGCCCCTCTCGCTCGACCGCACCCTCCTCGTCCTCCGCAACGCCATCAACGCCCACAAACTCCGCCTCGAAAACCAGGAGTTCTCCACCCAGCTCACCGCGCGCGCCTCCATCACCGGCGATTCCATCTCCATCAAGGCCCTCCGCCAGCAGATCAAGCTCATGGCCCCCACTAACGGCCGCGTGCTCGTCATCGGCGAATCCGGCACCGGCAAAGAGCTCATCGCCCGCACCATCCATGCCGAATCCCTCCGCCGCGACCGCGTCTTCGTCGAGCTCAACTGCGCCGCCATCCCCGAAGACTTCATCGAGACCGAGCTCTTCGGCTACCGCCACGGCGCCGGCCCCCAGGCCTCGCAGTCGCCCGACCGCCCCACCGAAAAGCGCGGCACCTTCGAGCGCGCCGACTCCGGCACTCTCTTCCTCGACGAAGTCGGCGACATGAGCCTCAAAACCCAGGCCAAAGTTCTCCGCGCCTTAGACGAGCAGCGCTTCTATCCCGTCGGCGCGAGCACCCCAACGCACGTCGACGTCCGCGTCATCGCCGCCACCAACAAAGATCTCGAAGAAGAGATCGCCCGCGGCAACTTCCGCGAAGACCTCTTCTACCGCCTCAACGTCATCCCCTTCTACGTCCCGCCACTGCGCGACCGCAAAGAAGACATCCCCTCGCTCGCCCGCGAGTTCCTCGCCGAGCTCGGCCAGGAGTACGGCCGCGCCCGCGTCGAAATCTCCGACACCGCCATCAATCAGCTCAAGGCCTACCACTGGCCCGGCAACGTCCGCGAGCTCCGCAACGTCATCGAGCGCGTCCTCATCCTCAACCCCAAGGCCCAGCGCATCGAAGCCAAACACCTCCCCATGCTCGTCCAGCGCACCGACGGCGCCTCGCTCACCAACCCCTCGACATCCACCACCCGCACCGGCCGCGAAGAGTTCAGCACTCTGCAAGCCGCCCGCGAAGCCTACGAGCGTGACTACATCTTGAAAGAACTCGACCGCAGCCACGGCAATATCTCCCGCGCCGCCGAATCCCTCGGCCTCGAACGCTCCCACCTCTACCGCAAAATGAAAACCCTCGGCATCCAGTTAGGCGAGTAA
- a CDS encoding DpnI domain-containing protein — translation MELNCDLSAAIGYTSPLQISRILSEAWFRRNGFCLACDCEALEPTANNTKACDFVCRSCSGSYELKAFRRKPAKRLIDGAYGALISRLQCGAAPTLMLIERSSGWSISGLTAIHPMFLTPDIVEKRKPLSSTARRAGWVGCNIRLDLMGNDAAIEIIKDGVSRPRESVREQFRRFNRLREVPIERRGWTALTLSVLRGLHTSEFSLAEIYNREHLFSSVYPDNRNIRAKVRQQLQVLRDLGYLEFCGAGTYRLLL, via the coding sequence ATGGAACTGAATTGTGACCTCTCCGCGGCCATCGGATATACCAGCCCACTTCAAATATCCCGTATTCTGTCGGAGGCTTGGTTTCGACGAAATGGGTTTTGTCTGGCTTGCGATTGCGAGGCGCTCGAGCCGACGGCCAACAACACAAAAGCTTGTGACTTCGTGTGCCGAAGTTGTAGCGGCAGCTATGAGCTAAAGGCCTTTCGGAGGAAGCCCGCGAAAAGGCTTATCGACGGAGCTTATGGCGCGCTCATTTCGCGTCTCCAATGCGGAGCCGCGCCCACGCTCATGCTCATCGAGCGCAGTTCCGGCTGGAGTATCTCCGGACTTACCGCAATACATCCGATGTTTCTCACTCCCGACATAGTGGAGAAACGCAAGCCGTTGTCTTCGACCGCGCGTCGCGCAGGATGGGTCGGATGCAACATACGGCTCGATCTGATGGGAAACGACGCGGCAATTGAGATAATCAAGGATGGCGTTTCGCGTCCCCGCGAATCCGTTCGCGAGCAATTTCGAAGGTTCAATCGACTGCGAGAGGTTCCAATTGAGCGGCGTGGCTGGACGGCGCTAACTCTCTCCGTGCTGCGTGGGTTACACACGTCGGAGTTCTCTCTTGCTGAAATTTACAACAGAGAACACCTTTTCTCTTCGGTGTACCCTGATAACCGAAATATACGCGCTAAGGTCAGACAGCAATTGCAGGTTCTGCGCGACTTGGGATATCTGGAATTCTGTGGGGCGGGAACTTACCGGTTGCTGCTCTGA
- a CDS encoding DinB family protein: MQKDLLLLILEQNRYTSHFSFDKVTAETAPLRLNEKTASIGFIYRHIGETMNLFGQFFGIPTDVKNSTMGQTDTGQPFDVDYSRELISRGYEALKTLIENSADEDWLKPIDTPFFGTVPRIRLFAHVLFHNSHHAGQISLTLSKGSVWPRHD; the protein is encoded by the coding sequence ATGCAAAAAGATCTCCTGCTACTCATCCTCGAGCAGAACCGCTACACCAGCCACTTCTCATTCGACAAAGTCACAGCCGAAACCGCGCCACTCCGCCTCAACGAAAAGACCGCATCCATCGGCTTCATCTATCGCCACATAGGCGAAACGATGAATCTCTTTGGCCAGTTCTTCGGCATCCCGACCGACGTGAAAAACAGCACCATGGGCCAAACCGACACCGGCCAACCCTTCGACGTCGACTACAGCCGCGAACTCATCTCACGTGGCTACGAAGCGCTAAAAACTCTCATCGAAAACAGCGCTGACGAAGATTGGCTCAAACCCATCGACACTCCCTTCTTCGGCACAGTCCCGCGCATCAGGCTCTTCGCTCACGTTCTATTTCACAACTCACATCACGCCGGCCAGATATCCCTGACCTTGTCGAAAGGAAGCGTCTGGCCCCGCCACGACTAA